A genomic region of Eucalyptus grandis isolate ANBG69807.140 chromosome 5, ASM1654582v1, whole genome shotgun sequence contains the following coding sequences:
- the LOC104443806 gene encoding probable phospholipid hydroperoxide glutathione peroxidase, translating to MVSQSSKGVDLRLHCQDARGNDVNLSFYKDKVLLIVNVTSQCGLTNSNYTELSQIYEKYKNQGLEILAFPCNQFGAQEPGTNEEILEFACARFKAECPIFGNVDVNGENAAPLYKFLKSSKGGLFGDNIK from the exons ATGGTGAGCCAGTCCTCGAAGGGGGTCGATTTACGACTTCACTGTCAAG ATGCTCGAGGAAATGATGTCAATCTCAGTTTCTACAAGGACAAGGTCTTGCTGATTGTCAACGTCACTTCGCAGTG TGGACTGACCAATTCAAATTACACCGAACTCAGTCAGATCTATGAGAAATACAAGAATCAAG GTTTGGAGATATTAGCATTCCCGTGCAACCAGTTTGGAGCTCAGGAGCCAGGGACAAATGAGGAGATCCTAGAATTTGCTTGCGCTCGATTCAAAGCTGAATGTCCCATTTTTGGTAAT GTTGATGTGAATGGTGAAAATGCTGCTCCTCTCTACAAGTTCCTGAAATCAAGCAAGGGAGGACTCTTTGGGGATAACATTAAGTAG